GACCGAGAGAAGAGAGTCGCTCTTTCACGGTCGCCTGCTCGGGATCGAGCTCGAGCGAGCGTTCGAAGGCTTCCCGGGCGCGATCGAGATCGCCGAGCCGCAGATGGCTATCCCCGAGTGTATTGAGGAGCATGGTATCGGCAGGGCGGATCTGCCGGGCGCGATCGAGGTAGGAAGCCGCCTTCGAGAAGTCTCCCTTGAGGTAAAAAGCGAAACCCAGCCCGGAAACGACATCGTACTGGCCGGGAAACGGCTCTTCGAGGGGAAGGAGCAGGCCGAGCGCTTCGTCGGGCTTTTCCTCGCGAAGATAGGCATGGGCGAGCTTCCAGCGAGCATCGGGCAACCGGGGGTTTCCGGTGGCGACCGCCTTTTCGAGCGCCGCTTTGGCCTCGTCGAAACGACCCAGGTTCCAGAGCTGTTCTCCCCTGATGAAGTCGAGCAGTCCTGGCACCCGGGTGTTGAAACCTCTGCGGTATACGAACGCCGGCCGACTCGCGGCGGAGCGCGGCGAGATGGTCACCGGCACGCTCTTCTCGGAGACGACGCCGCCGTCTCCGGAGAGGAGCCGGGCGGTCAGCTCGTAATTGCCGCCGACCATCTCGTCGAGCCGGATGTGGTCCAGGACCATTCCGCCGGCGCCGACGCTCGCGTCCAGGGATTTGGCAACCTCCTCCCCGTTCGCGAGCTCCAAGCGAACCTTCTGACCCGGGCCGGCGCCAAAAGCCTGAACGATGACGTGGACCGTATCGCCGATCACGAAAAGGTTGTCGCTCGCCGGAAGAAAGCGGGTGGGGCCGACTTGAAACGTGCGAATCTCGTCGTCGGCGATGTCCTTCGCGTCCACGAGCTGGGTATCGAACGCGAGCACGACGTCGCCCACGAATGCCGGGCTCGCTTCGGGGTCACGAATGCTCAGCTCCCTCTCCGCCACGGTGTACTGATGAATGACGCGGTTTCTCACGACGACGGTCACGGTGTAGTCGCCGGGAACTAGCGGGAACCCGTCCTGGTAGGCAAAGGGAAAGGCCTTGATCTGATCGACCTGACTCGGGGTGAGCTCGACGTAGGCCTCCTTGTCGTTTGCGACGACCAGGGATCCCTCTTTGGTCCGTGCTTCGATGGTGACGTCGAGCGTCGTGTAGTACTTGGACTGATTCTCGTCGGTCTCCAAGGTGAAATTCTGCGGATCGATCTCGACGCTGAACTGCACGACCGGGGTCCCACCCGGCTCGTACAGCACGGCGAAGCTGGAGCGCGACGGAACGAAGTTGAACGAGTACTCCGCCGAGACGCGATTCCCGTAGCGGAGCCAGGCATCGGCGTAGTCGGTGCGAATCGCTCTCTTGGGCGAGTCCTCGATCCGGGCGAGCATCATCTCGGTGCCAAGCGAGGGACGTCCGGTGGTGAAGTCCGGCGGCTCGCTCGTGTCGAACGACAACGAGGCCGCCGCCAGCTCCGGGGATATCTGGCGGAGCGCTTCGACCGCGGGAGCGTTCTCGGAGCCCGGGGTGAACTGGCTTCCGGTCATCAGAGCCTGAGGACCGTCGACGATAGGATGATAGAGACGATACTCT
This portion of the Vicinamibacteria bacterium genome encodes:
- a CDS encoding GWxTD domain-containing protein translates to MVSFNAPAFLVALVLIAPVLGADDRVDRLSEAHRSWLERDVVYIITERERDVFLSLETEEERERFIEAFWRKRDPNPATPANEYRDEHYRRIDHANTYLGRETFREGWRTDRGRYYILLGEPRETQRYEGYSEIVSTELWFYQGDPLLGVPSFFYLMFFKRNDIGEYRLYHPIVDGPQALMTGSQFTPGSENAPAVEALRQISPELAAASLSFDTSEPPDFTTGRPSLGTEMMLARIEDSPKRAIRTDYADAWLRYGNRVSAEYSFNFVPSRSSFAVLYEPGGTPVVQFSVEIDPQNFTLETDENQSKYYTTLDVTIEARTKEGSLVVANDKEAYVELTPSQVDQIKAFPFAYQDGFPLVPGDYTVTVVVRNRVIHQYTVAERELSIRDPEASPAFVGDVVLAFDTQLVDAKDIADDEIRTFQVGPTRFLPASDNLFVIGDTVHVIVQAFGAGPGQKVRLELANGEEVAKSLDASVGAGGMVLDHIRLDEMVGGNYELTARLLSGDGGVVSEKSVPVTISPRSAASRPAFVYRRGFNTRVPGLLDFIRGEQLWNLGRFDEAKAALEKAVATGNPRLPDARWKLAHAYLREEKPDEALGLLLPLEEPFPGQYDVVSGLGFAFYLKGDFSKAASYLDRARQIRPADTMLLNTLGDSHLRLGDLDRAREAFERSLELDPEQATVKERLSSLGQSKGS